In one window of Gemmatimonadota bacterium DNA:
- a CDS encoding PadR family transcriptional regulator: protein MPTALTLPDLVVMTLLAERPMHGYELDQELERRDARDWAGISRPQVYYSLKKLAASGHLARAAAGQRGGAGPERQVWRLAASGRRALTEALARPDWAEQRPPAPFLTWLALSAFAEPAARASLIDRRQAFLEAELARERATLAAIRADTGAMVPAAELMVELVIRQWELELAWLAEVRARLVPAGGP from the coding sequence ATGCCGACCGCGCTGACCCTCCCCGATCTCGTGGTGATGACCCTGCTGGCCGAGCGGCCGATGCACGGCTACGAGCTCGACCAGGAGCTGGAGCGCCGGGACGCGCGCGACTGGGCCGGGATCTCGCGGCCGCAGGTCTACTATTCGCTCAAGAAGCTGGCCGCGAGCGGCCACTTGGCACGGGCGGCCGCCGGGCAGCGGGGCGGCGCCGGGCCGGAGCGGCAGGTCTGGCGGCTGGCGGCGTCGGGTCGGCGGGCGCTCACCGAGGCGCTGGCGCGGCCCGATTGGGCGGAGCAGCGCCCGCCGGCGCCGTTCCTGACCTGGCTGGCGCTGTCGGCCTTTGCCGAACCGGCAGCCCGTGCCAGCCTGATCGACCGGCGACAGGCCTTCCTGGAGGCAGAACTGGCCCGGGAACGGGCCACCCTGGCCGCTATCCGGGCCGATACCGGGGCCATGGTCCCGGCTGCCGAGTTGATGGTGGAGCTGGTCATCCGCCAGTGGGAGTTGGAGTTGGCGTGGCTGGCGGAGGTCCGGGCGCGGCTGGTGCCGGCCGGGGGCCCGTAA
- a CDS encoding penicillin acylase family protein, with protein MSAGRWAAGLTLLALTGVSLVRPGPAPRLGPLLDPVHGIWSVAASADPPASALVRIPGLVAPVQVAFDDRAVPHIFARNELDALRALGYVVARDRLFQLELQWRAGAGRLTELVGAAALPVDRESRGLGLPDAARARYAALPPQARDRRLLEAFSEGVNARITGLTAREIPLEYHLLDRRPAPWEPVDSYYLLARMGWTLAYSDLEDTRARAAALVGDAAADALYPRESPIQEPIQPNGAGAPRFDLPPLPPPGLPSVTRAATPPPLLAAARRRPDGLEADAIGSNNWAVAPIRSADGNALLAGDPHLELTLPSIWYEAHLVVPDSLDVYGVTIPGATGIVIGFTRALAWTFTNAEADVLDRYAEVVDAPDAPTRYRVDGAWRPLRVVTEEYRDRRGALLRADTLRYTHRGPLLRAADGWQSLRWTVLEAGGEQGIFGRAARAADARAWLDSMAGYRAPAQNMLVADRGGSIAIRSTGHFPLRPGDRGDLVLPGDTSASDWTGEWSAGEMPQAIAPAQGYLASANQQPVDPRADPRYLGANWYSPWRALRINALLRADSAVTPDAMRRYQTDPGSAAADLFVPALLAAAARNPGRDSVALAARLLEEWDRRYTRDNTRAILYETVLRELGDRLWDELEPSRARGELPSPGYAVVLGLLRDSTSAWWDDRRTATVVEQRDHIIADALAAALHEVSDRYGNPEGDGWRWDRVRHARINHLLYLPALSAPGIPVQGGQSTLSPTSGSGSFGASWRMVVELGPQVRAWGTYPGGQSGNPASARYDDRIRQWSEGQLDTLLVPATVDQVPGSGARIRFDVMGND; from the coding sequence CTGGTCCGGCCCGGCCCCGCGCCCCGGCTGGGTCCACTGCTCGATCCCGTCCACGGGATCTGGAGCGTGGCCGCGAGCGCCGATCCCCCGGCCAGCGCCCTGGTGCGCATCCCCGGGCTGGTCGCCCCGGTGCAGGTGGCCTTCGACGACCGCGCCGTCCCCCACATCTTTGCCCGCAATGAGCTGGACGCCCTCCGCGCCCTGGGCTACGTGGTGGCGCGCGACCGGCTGTTCCAGCTCGAGCTGCAGTGGCGGGCGGGCGCGGGTCGCCTGACCGAACTGGTGGGCGCGGCGGCGCTGCCGGTGGACCGCGAGAGCCGCGGCCTCGGGCTCCCCGACGCCGCCCGCGCGCGCTACGCGGCGCTCCCCCCGCAGGCGCGCGACCGCCGGCTCCTGGAGGCGTTCAGCGAGGGGGTGAATGCGCGGATCACCGGGCTCACCGCGCGCGAGATCCCGCTCGAATACCACCTGCTCGATCGCCGGCCGGCCCCCTGGGAGCCGGTGGATTCCTACTACCTGCTGGCGCGGATGGGGTGGACCCTCGCGTACAGCGACCTCGAGGACACCCGCGCCCGCGCCGCCGCGCTGGTGGGCGATGCCGCCGCCGACGCCCTCTACCCCCGCGAGAGTCCGATCCAGGAGCCGATCCAGCCCAACGGGGCCGGGGCGCCGCGCTTCGACCTGCCGCCGCTGCCCCCGCCGGGTCTGCCCAGCGTGACACGCGCCGCGACGCCGCCGCCGCTGCTCGCGGCGGCGCGCCGACGGCCCGACGGCCTCGAGGCCGATGCCATCGGCTCCAACAACTGGGCGGTGGCCCCCATCCGCAGCGCCGATGGCAACGCGCTGCTCGCCGGCGACCCGCACCTCGAGCTCACCCTGCCCTCGATCTGGTACGAGGCGCACCTGGTGGTGCCCGATTCGCTCGATGTGTACGGGGTGACCATCCCCGGCGCCACCGGCATCGTGATCGGGTTTACCCGCGCGCTGGCGTGGACCTTCACGAACGCCGAGGCCGATGTCCTCGACCGCTACGCCGAGGTGGTGGACGCGCCCGACGCGCCGACGCGCTACCGGGTGGACGGCGCCTGGCGACCGCTGCGGGTGGTCACCGAGGAGTACCGCGACCGGCGCGGCGCGCTGCTCCGCGCCGACACGCTGCGCTACACCCATCGTGGCCCGCTGCTCCGGGCCGCCGACGGGTGGCAGTCGCTCCGCTGGACCGTGCTCGAGGCCGGCGGGGAGCAGGGGATCTTCGGCCGGGCGGCGCGCGCGGCCGATGCGCGTGCCTGGCTCGACTCCATGGCCGGCTACCGCGCCCCCGCGCAGAACATGCTGGTGGCGGATCGCGGCGGGAGCATCGCCATCCGGTCCACCGGCCACTTCCCCCTCCGGCCCGGCGACCGCGGCGACCTGGTGCTCCCCGGCGACACCAGCGCCAGCGACTGGACCGGGGAGTGGTCGGCGGGCGAGATGCCCCAGGCCATCGCCCCCGCGCAGGGGTACCTCGCCTCGGCCAACCAGCAGCCGGTGGATCCGCGGGCCGACCCGCGCTACCTGGGCGCCAACTGGTACTCTCCCTGGCGGGCCCTGCGCATCAATGCGCTGCTGCGCGCCGACAGCGCGGTCACCCCGGACGCCATGCGGCGCTACCAGACCGACCCCGGAAGCGCGGCCGCCGACCTCTTCGTGCCGGCCCTCCTGGCCGCGGCCGCGCGCAACCCGGGACGCGACTCCGTGGCGCTCGCCGCGCGGCTGCTCGAGGAATGGGACCGTCGGTACACCCGCGACAACACCCGCGCCATCCTGTACGAGACGGTGCTGCGCGAGCTGGGCGACCGCCTCTGGGATGAACTGGAGCCGTCCCGCGCGCGCGGCGAGCTGCCCAGCCCCGGCTATGCCGTGGTGCTCGGCCTGCTGCGCGACTCGACCAGCGCCTGGTGGGACGATCGCCGCACCGCGACGGTGGTGGAGCAGCGGGATCACATCATCGCCGACGCCCTGGCCGCCGCCCTGCACGAGGTGAGCGACCGCTACGGCAACCCCGAGGGCGACGGCTGGCGCTGGGATCGCGTCCGGCACGCCCGGATCAATCACCTGCTGTACCTGCCGGCCCTCTCGGCGCCCGGCATCCCGGTGCAGGGGGGGCAGTCGACGCTCAGCCCCACCAGCGGCTCGGGGAGCTTCGGGGCCAGCTGGCGGATGGTGGTGGAGCTGGGACCGCAGGTGCGGGCCTGGGGCACCTACCCCGGTGGACAGTCGGGCAACCCGGCCAGCGCCCGCTACGACGACCGCATCCGGCAGTGGAGTGAGGGGCAGCTGGATACCCTGCTCGTACCCGCCACCGTGGACCAGGTGCCGGGTTCGGGAGCACGCATTCGGTTCGACGTAATGGGCAACGACTGA